One genomic segment of Belonocnema kinseyi isolate 2016_QV_RU_SX_M_011 chromosome 2, B_treatae_v1, whole genome shotgun sequence includes these proteins:
- the LOC117167353 gene encoding 2-aminoethanethiol dioxygenase: MKVIIESLRKVFKSRMSTRMETLWKSALKTFTGRNSVGYKVCQKNFEKLCTLMNEITAEDVHVTPEVLRYVHLQSAPMCVIDVFENQDITIAIFILKHGVTMPMHDHPDMHGLLKVLSGTVKINSYTIQNEGDCIIKPDQEISAIKHPPIVVKKNDPACVLTPRDKNLHEILCIEGPAAFLDILSPPYHVDVYGEGERPCTYFKAISSNSVSEADKKSDKVQLVVTDTPPDFYSRGLAYNGPPLS; encoded by the exons ATGAAAGTAATTATCGAGAGTCttcgtaaagtttttaaaagCAGAATGTCCACTCGAATGGAAACTTTGTGGAAATCGGCCTTGAAAACATTCACAGGCCGAAATAGCGTTGGATATAAAGTTTgtcagaaaaatttcgaaaaattgtgtaCTCTGATGAACGAAATAACAGCTGAGGATGTTCACGTCACTCCTGAGGTACTCCGTTATGTGCATTTGCAATCAGCTCCGATGTGTGTTATTGATGTATTTGAAAATCAAGACATcacaattgcaatttttattttaaaacatggaGTGACAATGCCCATGCACGATCACCCAGACATGCATGGATTATTAAAG GTACTTAGTGGCACCGTGAAAATAAACAGCTACACAATTCAGAACGAAGGCGATTGCATTATAAAACCAGATCAGGAAATATCGGCTATTAAGCATCCGCCAATCGTAGTCAAGAAAAACGATCCTGCCTGTGTTTTAACTCCCCGGGACAAAAACTTACACGAAATTTTGTGTATAGAAGGACCCGCAGCATTTTTAGACATTCTTAGTCCCCCATATCACGTAGACGTTTACGGCGAGGGAGAAAGGCCCTGTACTTATTTTAAAGCAATCTCCTCGAATTCAGTGTCTGAAGCTGACAAAAAATCAGACAAAGTGCAATTAGTGGTAACAGACACTCCACCAGATTTCTACTCTAGAGGCTTAGCGTACAATGGCCCACCTTTGAGTTGA